The window TTCAAGATTTTCCGAAGACATTCGTTAATTCGTTAAGAATTAGTCGAAGATCTTAGCAACAACACCAGCACCTACAGTACGGCCACCTTCACGGATAGCGAAACGTAGGCCTTCATCCATAGCGATAGGAGCGATTAGCTCAACTTGCATTTGGATGTTGTCGCCTGGCATTACCATTTCTACGCCTTCTGGTAGAGAGATGTCGCCAGTTACGTCAGTTGTACGGAAGTAGAACTGTGGACGGTAACCTTTGAAGAATGGAGTGTGACGGCCACCTTCATCTTTAGAAAGTACGTATACTTCTGACTCGAACTTAGTGTGTGGAGTGATTGAACCAGGCTTAGCTAGTACTTGACCACGTTCAACTTCATCACGCTTAGTACCACGTAGAAGTGCACCAACGTTCTCACCAGCGCGACCTTCGTCAAGAAGCTTACGGAACATTTCAACACCAGTACATGTAGTAGTAGTAGTGTCTTTGATACCAACGATAGCAACTTCGTCACCTACGTTTAGGATACCACGTTCGATACGGCCAGTTACTACTGTACCACGACCTTGGATTGAGAATACGTCTTCGATAGGCATTAGGAATGGCATATCTACTGCACGCTCTGGCTCAGGAATGTATGAATCTAGC is drawn from Vibrio campbellii CAIM 519 = NBRC 15631 = ATCC 25920 and contains these coding sequences:
- the tuf gene encoding elongation factor Tu, with amino-acid sequence MSKEKFERTKPHVNVGTIGHVDHGKTTLTAAICTTLAKVYGGVAKDFASIDNAPEERERGITIATSHVEYDTPTRHYAHVDCPGHADYVKNMITGAAQMDGGILVVAATDGPMPQTREHILLGRQVGIPYIIVFMNKCDMVDDEELLELVEMEVRELLSEYDFPGDDLPVIQGSALGALNGEEQWEAKIVELAEALDSYIPEPERAVDMPFLMPIEDVFSIQGRGTVVTGRIERGILNVGDEVAIVGIKDTTTTTCTGVEMFRKLLDEGRAGENVGALLRGTKRDEVERGQVLAKPGSITPHTKFESEVYVLSKDEGGRHTPFFKGYRPQFYFRTTDVTGDISLPEGVEMVMPGDNIQMQVELIAPIAMDEGLRFAIREGGRTVGAGVVAKIFD